The DNA segment aacttgaCAAAAAAACATTTATAATTCTTATTagtatatatttaaataaaaaagaaaacagATAAATTATTCACCAACCGATCATATCTTGGTGACCTGGTAATTACACACTGTTATAACACAAAATTAAAGTTTAGTTACTTTAAAGAGACAAAAAAATGTTTGGGTTACTTAATTGAAACATTAGACAAACTTGGTTACATTTCTATAGCGTTTTCCGTTTTAATAATATTGAAACTTTAGTTGATCATGAGCTTGTGAACAATTTTGTACCGCTTCCATGTTTCCGTCATTGATAGAGGTGTTACAAGTAGAGCCTGTCGGGTATAAAAGGGTAGGGGCCGGTTCCTCCTCGTACCGGATAGGAACCGAAAACGGTTCCAGGTTAGATACAGCGGGTCGGGCAGGGAACCGGTTATTTTGTGCACCCCTTCCAATAACTCCTGTGTTACCAAAACCCATGGGCCGGCCCAATAACTCCTTTGTTTCAGCAACCGAACAATGTTCACTGATTAAACAAGCTACAAATCTTTGATCTTCTCAGCATACTTTCACTTCAGTCAACAATGAAGAAGACACCAATCTCTGCATCCAAACAATACATTCACTCTCTTCTTAAACCCTATAAACCTTCCACAACCACCCATTTCCGTCGCTTCTCCGTCGCACCGGACTCACCACAACCACCGTCACAAGAATTAACACAACCCATAATCACCCAGATCACCACCACCGACAATTGGACAACAAACACCactctcaatcaacaaatcctcTCATTAACCCCTCAATCTCTCATCAAAATCGCTCGTGAGTTTCAAACTTCAACTAAAGCTCTTAACTTTTTCAATTTCATTCGTGAAAATGAAAACCCCTCTTTGTCTCTACACCCACCTCCGTTAGATTCTATATTTCAAACTGTTATTCAGCTTGCAATACGTGAAGGTGATTATGCTTCCATTGTTGGTTTGTTTAATCTTTCAAAGGAAGTTAAAGTTTCCCTCACAAACCACTCAGCAATCAGGTTAATTAGTTACTTTTCTTGTTTAAATAAGGTTCAAGATTCGATGTTAGTGTATGATAATTTAGACCCAGATGTGAAAAACACTAATGTGAGAAACATAGTACTTGATTTGTTGTTGAAATCCGAAAGGTTTGACGATGCACGCCAACTGCTCGACGAAATGCTTGAACCGGATGCTAAGTTTCCGCCTAATGAGATAACGTTAAACATTGTGTTTCCGGTCTTGTTGAGACGTGATTGGGGAAACCGGACTGATGATTTCATTGGTTTGGTTCCGAAATTTGGGGTACACGGTGTGTTTCCTAATAAACTTTTGCTGACTAAATTGATCACCAAGTTATGTAGGAGTTGTAGAAATGAGAAAGCTTGGGATTTGTTGCATGAATTGATGAAGTTTGGGAAGGTCGAAGCTGCACCGTGTAACGCCCTTTTATCAGGGTTGGCGAGAGAGCGAGACTACAAAAAGATAAACGTGTTGTTAAAAGAGATGAAGGAGAATGAGATCAAGCCTGATATTGTGACGTACGGGATGGTCGTGAATCACTTGTGCAAGTCTCGTAGAGTGGACGAGGCGTTGGATATGTTTAAACAGATGAAGGAAGGAAGCGATGGGATCTCCGTTAAACCTGATGTGATTCTTTACAATACGCTGATTGACGGTTTATGCAAAGTAGGAAGGCAAGAAGAAGGTGCAGCGTTGATGAAACAAATGCGTTTAGAAGATAATTGTATCCCTAATGTTGTAACCTACAACTGTTTGATTGACGGGTTTTGTAAATCCGGTGAAATCGAACGGTCTCAAGAGCTGTTCGATGAGATGAACAACGAGGGTGTAGATCCAAACGTGATTACAATAAACACTTTGGTGGATGGAATGTGTAAACACGGAAGAATCGGTAACGCAATGGAATTTTTTAGGAAAATGCAAGAAGAAAAGGGGATTAAAGGGAACGCGGTTACATACTCTACGTTAATTTCCGCTTTTTGCAGTGTTAATAATATTGAAAAAGCGATGGCATTGTTTGATGAAATGGAATCCGTTGGCTCTCCTGATGCGCTTGCGTACTACAGCTTAATTTCCGGTTTGACTTTAGCTGGAAGACCGGACGATGCTAGTTTTATCGCTTCAAAAATGAAAAAAGCCGGATTCCAAATGGATCTTGTATCCTACAACACTTTAATAGGGGGATTTTGTAGAAAAAAGAAACTCGATAAAGCGGTTGAAATCCTTAAAGATATGGAAGAAAATGGAGTGAAAGCAGATGGTGTCACTTACAATACTCTAATTTCGTATTTTAGTCAACACGGGGATTTCGAATCTGCTCATAAGTTTTTAAAACAAATGATAATTGACGGGAATGTCCCTACAGTAGTCACATACGGTACTCTGATTCACGCGTATTGTCTAGCTGGAAATCTCGACGAGGCTTTGGATATCTTCGATAAGATGCTCGTATCATCAAAGGTTCCTCCGAATACGgttatatataatgtattaatcGAGTCTCTTTGTAAGCGTGGGAAAATAGATCATGCTCTTTCGTTAATGGACGGGATGGTCCAAAAGGGTGTTAGATCGAATACTACCACGTATAATGCAATGCTTAAGGGGCTTTCGAGTAAAAATAGGTTGCAAGAAGCACTTAGACTTATGGATCAGATGACGAATCAGGCGTGTAATCCTGATTATGTCACGTTGGAGATTTTAAACGACTGGCTTGATGCCGTTGGAGAGATTGAGAAGTTGAGGATGTTTGTACAAGGATATCAAGTGTCCTCTGTTGCGGCAACTACATAGATATAGAGGTTCGTCTTTTTTAGCGTTGTTCGACTTACTTTTTGTTAAACTGATTAAGACTTGAGAGATGTTATGATTTTATTGAAATTACTTGTTTTTTAGTTCTTAATTGGTTACAAGATTGTGACACTTTACTAGAACAAGGTTGCATCTTTGAAGAGTATGATCATGTTTTTACACAAGCATGTTATAAATTATAagtgagtaaactgccattttggtccctgaggtttggtcacttttgccattt comes from the Helianthus annuus cultivar XRQ/B chromosome 4, HanXRQr2.0-SUNRISE, whole genome shotgun sequence genome and includes:
- the LOC110937591 gene encoding pentatricopeptide repeat-containing protein At5g28460, giving the protein MKKTPISASKQYIHSLLKPYKPSTTTHFRRFSVAPDSPQPPSQELTQPIITQITTTDNWTTNTTLNQQILSLTPQSLIKIAREFQTSTKALNFFNFIRENENPSLSLHPPPLDSIFQTVIQLAIREGDYASIVGLFNLSKEVKVSLTNHSAIRLISYFSCLNKVQDSMLVYDNLDPDVKNTNVRNIVLDLLLKSERFDDARQLLDEMLEPDAKFPPNEITLNIVFPVLLRRDWGNRTDDFIGLVPKFGVHGVFPNKLLLTKLITKLCRSCRNEKAWDLLHELMKFGKVEAAPCNALLSGLARERDYKKINVLLKEMKENEIKPDIVTYGMVVNHLCKSRRVDEALDMFKQMKEGSDGISVKPDVILYNTLIDGLCKVGRQEEGAALMKQMRLEDNCIPNVVTYNCLIDGFCKSGEIERSQELFDEMNNEGVDPNVITINTLVDGMCKHGRIGNAMEFFRKMQEEKGIKGNAVTYSTLISAFCSVNNIEKAMALFDEMESVGSPDALAYYSLISGLTLAGRPDDASFIASKMKKAGFQMDLVSYNTLIGGFCRKKKLDKAVEILKDMEENGVKADGVTYNTLISYFSQHGDFESAHKFLKQMIIDGNVPTVVTYGTLIHAYCLAGNLDEALDIFDKMLVSSKVPPNTVIYNVLIESLCKRGKIDHALSLMDGMVQKGVRSNTTTYNAMLKGLSSKNRLQEALRLMDQMTNQACNPDYVTLEILNDWLDAVGEIEKLRMFVQGYQVSSVAATT